AGGAGGGTTGTGAAACTCCAACCACATGTATGAATTCGAATACTCAAACCTTACAAACACAACAAAACCAATAGAGAGAGTTAAGGCATGATGGCAAGTAATCATGTAGCAGATCAACATACACAAATCACTCACTTGTTGAAAGTGACTTGCATGGAAGTAGCAGAGCCAGTCTTGGTATGCAGAATCTTGTTCCTCTTCTTCCTCAACCTCTCTTCCATCTACCACCAATTTTTCACAACAACAAATCAAAACCAACTCAAAAGATCAAAAGGTTGCTACTTTAATCTCACATCCTTGCAACGCTTGTACTTCATTCAATTTAGTTCCAAAATAGATGAAAGATGTAAACTTTGTTACCTTCTTTTGAGCTTTCTCTGGGTTATCTAAACAGTCACCCAGAATATCAGCGAACTCGGGGTCTTTATCGTAATTGATATCTTCCTTCTTCCCTCCGTAACTTTCTCTCTTCCTCGACGTGAACTCTTCTTCTTCTTCTTCTTCTTCTTCTTCAAACTCTTCCCCATCTTCTTCCAATTCTCGACCAATACCATTTACCCTCACTTTCACACTCCTCGTAGACCAATCCGCACGTACCGCGTGGATCTTCGGTACCTGAATCGTGCTGCTGACACGAAACGGCGCTAAATTGTGGAAGCAAATATTCGATTGGTTGTTGTAACTCGCCGAACAATAAGGCTGAAGCAGGTGGAGAGAGCATTGAAAGCTTAGCATCCTTCTTCCTCTTCGCTTCGCTTAGTTTCAGAGCCTGCAAGTAGATTTTGGGGGGTTTTGGTTGGGTTTTTGGAAGAGACAAAGTTTATCAAAGTGTACACGAAGCTGACTGTCACACAATCAGACTCACGTTACGTGGGTAATGATATAAAAGCCCATTGGGCCAATATGTCGAATTTTACGGGCTGCTGAACTATAAAAGCGGCGGGGATTCTAACTAAGAATAACAAGCTAGGCCCATTAATAGATCCCTAATGGGCCGTATGAGTACAGATCGTCCTCATCGCTTAAATACCATTCACAGAAGAAGAGAAGAAAACCCTAGTCCATCGAAAGCTGTCGTCGTCACACATTTGCCGGAGGTAGCGCCGATTCAGTCGTCAAAGCAACTATGGGTGAGTTCTCTTGAGCCTGTTCTTTTTTGATATTCTTTTTTTTTGTTGATGTTACTTATGTTTTTTTTCGTCTTTGATTTGTTGTGCAATGATTAGGCAAGGTTCACGGTTCCTTGGCTCGTGCCGGTAAGGTGAGAGGACAGACACCTAAAGTCGCTAAGCAGGACAAGAAGAAGAAGCCACGTGGTCGTGCCCACAAGCGTCTTCAGCACAACCGCCGTTTCGTCACCGCCGGTAATAAATATTTCCCTTTTTCTCTTAGATTTTAATTTTATGACTGATTAAGGACATTAGTTAGTTGGCACTTGTGTCTGAATACATTATCGTTATTGAATAATGTAATCGTTGCTAGTACTTGTAGTTCTTCTTGGTAACATATCCACAGCTCATTAAGTTTTGTATGAGATATGTTAGTGATTCTCTTTTTTTGCTATCATTTTAAGAGTATCAGCCTCTGCAATGATTCTTGTGAACCAAACTAACCACACTGTACATACAAAGAAACCATCACGGTCCATTTTCTAGACAATGGACTTATAGATTCCTCCATTTTTTGTTTACATCCTATATAGCTTATCATATGTGAAATGAAACTTTTGTACTTTGCAGTTAACTTTTGTTGCTTATGAATTATAGTCACAAAAATGTATAAACTTTAACACCAGACAAGTGATTCTTAAAGTTTTTTTTCTTGATTTCTTGTTTGCAGTTGTTGGATTTGGCAAGAAGAGAGGACCCAACTCTTCTGAGAAATAGATGATGAACGCATTGGAGCTGAAGTTTTGAGTTTTTTTTTTTCCAAAAAATATCGTACTTGTTTAATGTTGTAAGACTGCAATTTTCTCAATCAAATTGACTTTTTTGATAATTTGTTCTAATTCATTCAATGCTCGGTAACGTAAACTACAAAACTCATCATAGAAACTGCCTAGTCTACGAAAAACATGTAACATGGAGGGATTAGTATGAGCTGTAACGTAGTTTTAACTGCGGTTGAGTGATTTAAAAACAAGAAAAGCAGTAAACTGTTAGTTTTATCATTTGTTTTAATCAAACAAAAGAAAAGTTTTTACAAGTAAATAAACATAAGCTAAAGTTACAAAGCTAAAAAGTTTTTTTTAGCATCTGATGTTAACAATGAAAAAAACGGTAGAGAAGAAGAAACACTATAACAACACTGTACATACAAAGAAATCTTTTACTTCCAGACCTTGATCGCTCCATCTCTGCTGCTTGATATTAACAGTCTCTGGTTCAGCTTCACTGATGCCAGAGACTGAACTGAGTCACGGTGACATCCTGCTGTGTCTGTTGCAGCCGCTGCAAGTACTGCCTTTGCCGTCAGTTTGGTCGCCAGAGGCCGCCTCATTGTCTCCTGTCCAATGCACAGGCACAATTGCATAATAAAATTTAGTCAAAACCTTAAACTGTTACTATTAGTGTCATAATGTGTAGTGTGTAATCAAAGAAATAGCTAATCATCAAACCTGAACAAATTGCACTCCAGAGTTGGTTTTGAGTTCGTAGAAATCATCATTTACAACTCCCTTCAAACTCGGACCGCATATACAGTAACTTCTCTCAGGGCTATGTTGGTTCAAACACACAGAAAACAAGAATTTGCGTCAGGTTTTTGTTTATTTATCCACAACAAGTGTGACAAAATATAAAGAACACAAGTTGAAGGTTTTAGATTTAAGAACCTGGAGTAATCCCAACGCCGAATCTTCAAGTCAGTACCACCTGTTAACAAGTCGCCTCCTGGTAAAGGAAGCAACGAGCGGATACCAGGAAGACGAGGAGGAGGCTCGTTCAACTCTTCAATTCTATACTTGGAGCTCATGTTCTTGCGAATATTCGCCTTGGGATTTGCCTTACTGCTTGGTAGCTTCCACTGAAACTCGGAAACATTCGTCTCATTTTCATAGTTGGCTACTCTCCATACCTACAGAATCAGCTCATTTATAAGTCTCCAACTCAATGCTATGGTCTAATTTATTAAAACCTGAGTTACTTCCATGGACTAACATCAAAGCTGAAACCCCAATGACTATTAAAACTATCTAAATCTGTTCCACTCTATAGTTCATAGTTTCTAACTTTCTATTCAAACTTGTAAGATCCCAGTAAAATGGTAAAACAACATTACCTGTTGACAGATGCCTCCATCTGCATTCCAGAGTGAAACTTCATTGAAACCAGCAGCAACGTAAATAAAAGGTCTCATCGTGGAAGACAGCGAGGCGCTTGGAGGAAGAAAGCAGAGGCACATCTTTTCAATGGGGCATATTATAGGGTATTGCCACGAATTTACAGGAACACGAAACCTCAAATCCCAAAGAGTAAGCACTCCCCTTGAAGACCCAGACACGAACCAATTCCCGCATGGGCTTGTAACCAAAGAAGACACATATCCTTCCTCAGGGTTTGCTTTCAGCGTCCACGCATCTATATCTGATCTTGTATCCCAAAGGTGGATCCCACAGTTTTGGGTGCTATACATTACCATCGGGCCAGATAAGCTATCAGAGGTATAATTCAAAAGAGAAAGTAAGGCGCCTTCTTTAACATCCTTCTTTTTGATATCAACAATGCCTGAATACTTCTCCACCACATTCCCCAAGCCTCTGGAGATATGGTCAATGGAAAACATATGTAACACACCGTCGGAGGCTCCAACTACAACTTGAGTTGAATTCCTAAGCATTGTTGTGCACATCCCTCTGCTTCCCTCGAGATGATACGTTAGCCTTGACCTAAACGAGATGTCCTTTTCCAGCTTTCTAGAGTCCCACACCTTTACTGTTGAATCATCTGATGCGCTAACGAAAAAGCTATGATCGCTTGAAGTGGCAATGTCGTTGACCGCAGAGCGGTGCTCCTGTAGATGAGCAACTAATACTCCACGAGGCTTCCAACCTGAATCAGGAACCGATGTCCTCGACGAAGATGGTTCTCCTACGAGATCCGATATTGAAGACGCGTCTTCTGAAGTCACAGAAGCGCTTTTCAAGGAGGTGGATACACCGAGGTCTTGAAACTTGCTGATGACTGAGGACATTTGCTCGTTTTCTCTGCTTTCTGGCTCATGT
This sequence is a window from Brassica oleracea var. oleracea cultivar TO1000 chromosome C1, BOL, whole genome shotgun sequence. Protein-coding genes within it:
- the LOC106343109 gene encoding uncharacterized protein LOC106343109, with product MLSFQCSLHLLQPYCSASYNNQSNICFHNLAPFRVSSTIQVPKIHAVRADWSTRSVKVRVNGIGRELEEDGEEFEEEEEEEEEEFTSRKRESYGGKKEDINYDKDPEFADILGDCLDNPEKAQKKMEERLRKKRNKILHTKTGSATSMQVTFNKFEYSNSYMWLEFHNPPLDKDIALITDAIRSWHILGRLGGYNSMNMQLSQAPVDERPNYDAILGANIEPTTFYNIGDLEVQDNVARIWLDIGTSEPLILDVLINALTQISSDYVGIKKVVFGGSEFENWKENLTSEESGFRVHKI
- the LOC106305110 gene encoding 40S ribosomal protein S30; this encodes MGKVHGSLARAGKVRGQTPKVAKQDKKKKPRGRAHKRLQHNRRFVTAVVGFGKKRGPNSSEK